In Mycoplasmopsis cynos, the following are encoded in one genomic region:
- a CDS encoding HsdR family type I site-specific deoxyribonuclease, with translation MSKLNFNNVNFKNEAEFEESVTKLLLDNGWKNRSFGELNIDNELNNVTEYDLKLNWLRILNYNNVDKLDGKPITEKELDLLINEIESKQNVAQVNSDIIKPNQGLQLKREQKIIPLTLIHKEQLNNDGGKNYFQIARQVRINNSNNVQKRSDIFLLINGIPFIHIELKDADKNIVNAKNQLTNYNKNIYNGIFKFIHIVVAMNPLKMEYSPRNRELKFINWYDETNKNEINNWVDVVKNFLSIPMALELICDYTIPDGNELKILRSYQYYAVKKILDKIKKTDLFAAENDKPIKGGFIWHATGSGKTFTSFKTSSLIIEHNLADLVIFVADRIELVDQTYNEFVKHNKMVTNVSSTKDLQNKTRKNEHQPIIVTSIQKLDRIKEEHKDILDKKRIVLIFDEAHRSTFGQMMSKIKNTFNKKTIIFGFTGTPIFDETPNTYDIFGEKLHSYTLGDAIVQEKVLKFSCKYNIFEDLYKWAFNCNVDNKQKDCSDTLNSLNSTKLKQELSELKNNVKYEATKKIEEFNEKSDNLDKLIELEKEINYIYKTDLYKNLVVESILNDWYDLEKSKDFKYKFSSILATSSIDDAIKYFRIFNNYINNLDINDKKRKFKFTALFTKSLDSDESPQKLEKLEEIFKEIYKKYEQDFGSKIINQNEEHELFKKDVSQRLKRINIDENDDSKALNLLIVVNQMLTGFDSKYIQTVYFDKFQESQNLVQSVSRTNRKYDINKEFGRAHFYKLPYHMKKNVEEAFRKYAYENLTEITVSDISVLINVIKSKYKEVEKLFKELNISWFKNIESFDTDDINKTTDLRKSYNHLCEIKRIMNSLNLLSFKWEENGKLMPFDQEVAKRIDVKIYEIGSILANIDSTNCGNPLDDDLKFYNDEVLRDIQARKKQELYDKDFFANLEWELRTCESISLVLSKYCIKYHNWIKEWYNLYRNNDKISLYDFLELKKQEDKQEILDELAIYGIGKEIVDEFINNYYIDIEEDINKNNNFEDHIWSKVKSSNGPKYKLRNPIIELIKQYKEK, from the coding sequence ATGTCAAAACTTAATTTTAACAATGTAAATTTTAAAAATGAAGCTGAATTCGAAGAAAGTGTTACAAAACTTTTATTAGATAATGGTTGAAAGAATCGAAGCTTTGGTGAATTAAATATTGATAATGAATTAAATAATGTTACTGAATATGATTTGAAATTAAATTGATTACGCATCTTAAATTATAATAATGTAGATAAGCTTGATGGAAAGCCAATTACCGAAAAAGAATTAGATTTATTAATAAATGAAATTGAATCTAAACAAAATGTAGCTCAAGTTAATAGCGATATCATAAAACCTAATCAAGGACTGCAATTAAAAAGAGAACAAAAAATAATTCCTTTAACATTAATTCACAAAGAACAATTAAATAATGATGGTGGTAAAAACTATTTTCAAATCGCAAGACAAGTTAGAATCAATAATAGCAATAACGTTCAAAAAAGAAGTGATATTTTTTTACTAATAAATGGGATACCGTTTATTCATATTGAATTAAAAGATGCGGATAAGAATATTGTTAATGCAAAAAATCAATTGACTAATTATAATAAAAATATTTATAATGGTATCTTTAAATTCATACATATAGTAGTTGCAATGAATCCATTAAAAATGGAATATTCACCAAGAAATAGGGAATTAAAATTTATTAATTGGTATGATGAAACTAATAAAAATGAAATTAATAATTGAGTTGATGTTGTTAAGAACTTTTTATCTATTCCAATGGCATTAGAATTAATTTGTGACTATACCATTCCTGATGGTAATGAATTAAAAATTTTAAGAAGTTATCAATACTATGCTGTTAAAAAAATACTAGATAAGATTAAAAAAACAGATCTTTTTGCAGCTGAAAATGATAAGCCTATTAAAGGAGGTTTCATTTGACATGCAACAGGTTCAGGAAAGACCTTTACTAGTTTTAAAACTAGTTCATTAATAATTGAACATAATCTTGCTGATTTAGTAATATTTGTGGCTGATAGAATTGAACTAGTGGATCAAACCTATAATGAGTTTGTAAAGCATAATAAAATGGTTACAAATGTTTCAAGTACTAAAGACTTACAAAATAAAACAAGAAAAAATGAACATCAACCAATAATAGTAACATCAATTCAGAAATTAGATCGTATCAAAGAAGAACACAAAGATATTCTTGATAAAAAAAGAATTGTTTTAATTTTTGATGAGGCTCATCGCAGTACTTTTGGACAAATGATGAGCAAAATCAAAAATACCTTTAATAAAAAAACTATAATTTTCGGTTTTACTGGGACTCCTATTTTCGATGAAACGCCTAATACATATGATATTTTTGGTGAAAAACTACATAGTTATACCTTAGGTGATGCAATAGTGCAAGAAAAAGTATTAAAATTCAGTTGTAAATATAATATTTTTGAAGATTTATATAAATGAGCATTCAATTGTAATGTTGATAATAAACAAAAAGATTGTTCTGATACATTAAATTCTCTTAATAGCACTAAGTTAAAACAAGAGTTATCAGAATTAAAGAATAATGTAAAATATGAAGCTACTAAAAAAATAGAAGAATTTAATGAAAAATCAGATAATTTGGATAAATTAATCGAATTAGAAAAAGAAATTAATTATATTTATAAAACTGATTTATACAAAAATCTTGTCGTTGAAAGCATTTTAAATGATTGATATGATTTAGAAAAATCAAAAGATTTTAAATATAAATTTTCTTCAATTTTAGCTACTTCAAGTATTGATGATGCAATAAAATACTTTCGCATATTTAATAATTACATAAATAATCTTGATATAAATGATAAAAAACGTAAATTTAAATTTACTGCCTTATTTACAAAATCATTAGATAGCGATGAATCACCACAAAAACTTGAAAAACTAGAGGAAATATTTAAAGAAATATATAAAAAATACGAACAAGATTTTGGATCTAAAATCATTAATCAAAATGAAGAACATGAATTGTTTAAAAAAGATGTTTCTCAAAGATTAAAAAGAATTAATATAGATGAAAACGATGATTCAAAAGCTTTAAATCTATTAATAGTTGTTAATCAAATGCTAACTGGTTTTGATTCAAAATATATTCAAACAGTATATTTTGATAAATTTCAAGAATCACAAAATCTAGTTCAAAGTGTTTCAAGAACTAATAGAAAATATGACATTAATAAAGAGTTTGGTAGAGCACATTTTTATAAATTGCCATACCACATGAAAAAAAATGTTGAAGAGGCTTTTAGAAAATATGCTTATGAAAATTTAACAGAAATTACCGTATCTGATATATCAGTTTTAATAAATGTAATAAAATCAAAATATAAAGAAGTCGAAAAATTATTTAAAGAATTAAATATTAGTTGATTTAAAAATATTGAATCATTTGACACCGATGATATAAATAAAACTACGGATCTTCGAAAATCATATAATCATTTATGTGAAATTAAACGTATAATGAACTCATTAAATTTATTAAGTTTCAAGTGAGAAGAAAATGGAAAATTAATGCCTTTTGATCAAGAAGTAGCTAAGAGAATTGATGTAAAAATATATGAAATTGGGTCTATTTTAGCCAATATTGATTCAACTAATTGTGGTAATCCTCTTGATGATGATCTTAAATTCTATAATGATGAAGTTTTAAGGGATATTCAGGCACGCAAAAAGCAAGAACTTTATGATAAGGATTTTTTCGCAAACCTTGAATGAGAATTAAGAACATGTGAATCAATATCTCTTGTTTTAAGTAAGTATTGCATTAAATATCATAATTGAATTAAAGAATGATATAACCTTTATCGCAATAATGATAAAATTAGTTTATATGACTTTTTAGAACTTAAAAAGCAAGAAGATAAACAAGAAATTCTTGATGAATTAGCTATTTATGGAATTGGAAAAGAAATTGTTGATGAATTTATAAATAATTACTATATAGATATTGAAGAAGATATTAATAAAAACAATAATTTTGAAGACCACATTTGATCAAAAGTTAAATCATCAAATGGTCCAAAATATAAATTAAGAAATCCAATTATTGAACTTATAAAACAATACAAAGAAAAATAA
- a CDS encoding site-specific integrase, translating to MRKKSEILFYKYFQNWIYVYKKGSIRSVSFKKYELSLDWIIKLAPNLKLCDINRMEYQKILNDYAMFHERQTTMDFHHHLKSSLLDAFDEGLIDNDPTRKVVVKGKPPKKKAKKYLSQFELQLLLKTLKLKEKLNSDWLLLLIAKTGLRFSEAIAITPEDFDFSKQTLNISKTWNYKENGGFLPTKNKSSIRKVPLDWLTISQFSGLIKDLPSNKPIFLFKEKIYNSTINDTLSRRCKSANIPIITIHGLRHTHASILLYAGVSIASVAKRLGHSSMNTTERIYLHIINELENKDIDVVMRSISSLN from the coding sequence ATGAGAAAAAAATCAGAAATTTTGTTTTATAAATATTTTCAAAATTGAATTTATGTATATAAGAAAGGTTCAATTAGAAGTGTTAGTTTTAAAAAATATGAATTATCGCTAGATTGAATAATAAAGTTAGCACCTAATTTAAAACTTTGTGACATCAATAGAATGGAATATCAAAAAATTCTAAATGACTATGCCATGTTTCATGAAAGACAGACAACGATGGATTTTCATCACCATTTAAAAAGTTCATTACTAGATGCCTTTGATGAGGGCTTAATAGATAATGATCCAACAAGAAAGGTTGTCGTAAAGGGTAAACCACCTAAGAAAAAAGCCAAGAAATATTTAAGTCAATTTGAATTACAATTACTTTTAAAAACATTAAAATTAAAAGAAAAATTAAATTCTGATTGACTATTACTTTTAATAGCTAAAACTGGTTTGCGCTTTTCAGAAGCTATTGCAATTACACCTGAGGACTTTGATTTTTCAAAACAAACTTTAAATATATCTAAGACATGGAATTATAAAGAAAATGGAGGTTTTTTACCAACTAAAAATAAGTCATCAATTAGAAAGGTTCCATTAGATTGATTAACTATATCACAATTTTCAGGTCTCATTAAAGACCTGCCAAGTAATAAGCCAATATTTTTGTTTAAAGAAAAAATTTATAATTCCACTATAAATGATACTCTTAGTAGAAGATGTAAATCAGCAAATATTCCTATTATAACCATTCATGGATTGAGACATACGCACGCATCAATATTATTGTATGCAGGCGTATCTATTGCTTCTGTTGCTAAAAGACTTGGTCATTCTAGTATGAATACTACAGAGAGAATATACTTGCATATTATTAATGAGTTAGAAAATAAAGATATTGATGTAGTTATGCGTTCAATATCAAGTTTAAATTAA
- a CDS encoding restriction endonuclease subunit S, with amino-acid sequence MDVYKGVKITSKNLRINTANKSQISSFNILKSDVFFTPSSETRNDLGFAKTALETIEQGVFSYHLIRYRQKNKTFYESFIDYIVRTSRYRIIFYKEAVGAQRYVLSIKTFNNTVIPKPTIQEQERIVFLLNIIDSLITLHQRELKNLKNFKKSLFQKMIVGKNLTILSTTLTKMTNVWEQERFNLLFRFVCKKGFKNLPILAATKENGMQKRQDINFNVQFNLDNIIKYKLVEPGQFVIHLSSYDSGLAHSAILGVTSPAYSVVDFINKENNDDKFWTFILKSKSFIDKLSSISYGLRVGKSINLNELNNIQLKSTNLIEQNKISKLFSLLNSLIALHQRELKILKIFKKSLFVKMIVGKNLTILSVALTKMTNVWEQERLGNLYQFGKSGGTPLSSNKEFYNGHIPFLSITDISNSDTYIYKTEKNITLKGLKNSSAWIVPKDSISLAMYASIGKVAILKNNVSTSQAIFNMVFSDELNLRDFIFYALKRMELLKLWNSLSSSGTQSNLTSEIIKNYKITLTKNFSERHKINKLFNKIYSLITLHQRGQFRRENEKKIRNFVL; translated from the coding sequence ATGGATGTTTATAAAGGTGTGAAAATAACTTCAAAGAATTTAAGAATTAATACAGCAAATAAAAGCCAAATAAGTTCATTTAATATTTTAAAATCTGATGTATTTTTTACACCTTCATCTGAAACTCGGAATGATTTAGGTTTTGCAAAAACGGCATTAGAAACAATAGAACAAGGAGTTTTTTCATATCATTTAATTAGATATAGACAAAAAAATAAAACTTTTTATGAATCATTTATTGACTATATTGTAAGGACTTCTAGATATAGAATAATATTTTATAAAGAAGCTGTCGGCGCTCAAAGATATGTATTAAGTATAAAAACTTTTAATAACACAGTAATTCCAAAACCAACTATTCAAGAACAAGAAAGAATTGTATTTTTATTAAATATTATCGACTCCCTAATCACCCTTCATCAGCGTGAGTTAAAAAATCTCAAAAACTTCAAAAAATCGCTTTTTCAGAAGATGATTGTTGGCAAAAATTTGACAATTTTATCAACTACATTAACAAAAATGACAAACGTTTGAGAACAGGAAAGGTTTAATTTATTGTTTCGTTTTGTGTGTAAAAAAGGTTTCAAAAATTTACCTATTCTTGCAGCGACAAAAGAAAATGGAATGCAAAAAAGACAGGATATTAACTTTAATGTTCAGTTTAATTTGGATAATATTATTAAATATAAACTTGTTGAACCTGGGCAATTTGTTATACACTTATCATCATATGATTCTGGTTTAGCACATTCCGCAATTTTAGGAGTTACCTCTCCTGCTTATAGTGTTGTAGATTTTATAAATAAAGAAAATAATGATGACAAGTTTTGAACTTTTATTCTTAAATCCAAATCATTTATTGACAAATTAAGTTCAATTTCTTATGGCTTGAGAGTTGGTAAAAGCATTAATTTAAATGAACTTAATAATATTCAGTTAAAATCGACAAATTTGATAGAACAAAATAAGATTTCTAAATTATTTAGTTTGTTAAACTCCCTCATCGCCCTTCATCAGCGTGAGTTAAAAATTCTTAAAATCTTTAAAAAATCACTTTTTGTGAAGATGATTGTTGGCAAAAATTTGACAATTTTATCAGTTGCATTAACAAAAATGACAAACGTTTGAGAACAGGAAAGGTTGGGGAATTTATATCAATTCGGAAAGTCCGGCGGTACTCCATTATCGAGTAATAAAGAATTTTATAATGGTCATATACCATTTTTGTCAATTACTGATATTTCTAATTCTGACACATATATTTATAAAACTGAGAAAAATATAACATTAAAAGGTTTAAAAAATTCATCAGCATGAATAGTTCCAAAAGACTCTATTTCATTAGCAATGTATGCTTCAATCGGGAAGGTGGCAATATTAAAGAATAACGTTTCTACCTCACAGGCTATATTTAATATGGTTTTTAGTGATGAATTGAATTTAAGAGATTTTATTTTTTATGCACTTAAAAGAATGGAATTACTTAAATTATGAAATAGTCTCTCATCATCAGGTACTCAATCAAATTTAACATCAGAGATAATAAAAAATTATAAAATTACGTTAACTAAAAATTTCTCTGAAAGACACAAAATAAATAAGCTATTCAATAAAATTTACTCCCTCATCACCCTTCATCAGCGTGGGCAATTTCGGAGGGAAAATGAGAAAAAAATCAGAAATTTTGTTTTATAA
- a CDS encoding restriction endonuclease subunit S, which translates to MLILYYVWEQERLGKISNFSTGKGITISQSLSKGFPIVSGGIDVMGYYSKYNRMENTITIARAGKCGYVSFISEKFYLNDKCFSLDLKENINSYFLFNLLKKNEKRIMELGSNSSIPTITSTSLKAVDIFWTSYGEQKAIAILFVSINSLITLHQRELKILKIFKKSLFVKMIVGKNLTILPVTLTKMTTLENRKGWGT; encoded by the coding sequence TTGCTAATTTTATATTACGTTTGAGAACAGGAAAGGTTGGGGAAAATTTCTAATTTTTCAACTGGTAAAGGTATTACTATTTCTCAATCACTAAGCAAAGGTTTTCCAATTGTCTCAGGTGGAATCGATGTTATGGGTTATTATTCTAAATATAATAGAATGGAGAATACTATTACAATAGCAAGAGCTGGCAAATGTGGATATGTATCTTTCATTTCTGAAAAATTTTATCTTAATGATAAGTGTTTTTCATTAGATCTCAAAGAAAATATTAACTCTTATTTTCTATTTAATTTGTTGAAGAAGAACGAAAAAAGAATTATGGAATTAGGTTCAAATTCGTCTATACCAACAATTACCTCAACATCTTTAAAAGCCGTTGATATTTTTTGAACAAGTTACGGTGAACAAAAAGCAATCGCTATATTATTTGTTTCTATAAACTCCCTCATCACCCTTCATCAGCGTGAGTTAAAAATTCTCAAAATCTTTAAAAAATCACTTTTTGTGAAAATGATTGTTGGTAAAAATTTGACAATTTTACCAGTTACATTAACAAAAATGACAACGCTTGAGAACAGGAAAGGCTGGGGAACGTAG
- a CDS encoding HNH endonuclease domain-containing protein, with amino-acid sequence MEINQKNAMSLWEKTYGKEIIAQDFAGREIRKGSYNDRNSKYGWNIDHILPKSRNGKDSEHNLIITHIITNDEKGNKFPTFNANGTVFNIIKVQNHYEIKEKIDYDNFFDPKIGINFFESRKNERYFYGIIKIRIRNVKEFAIYDFIKKIFQNNETTIEKYYYEYEITIKTENLPTKNDIQKYLDNCVLVNTYLKYFRNKNIIYSYCIYFYGYYFNNLIDFEISLKENDIKDMLYLNDSITINDLVLINTSAEKELKTHAFGPTYNYNYIYTKLEEELSELNFNK; translated from the coding sequence ATGGAAATCAACCAAAAAAATGCAATGTCATTATGGGAAAAGACATATGGAAAAGAAATTATTGCTCAGGATTTTGCTGGAAGAGAAATTAGAAAGGGTTCATACAATGATAGAAACAGTAAATATGGATGAAATATTGATCATATACTGCCCAAATCTAGAAATGGCAAGGATAGTGAACATAATTTAATTATTACTCACATCATTACAAATGATGAAAAAGGCAATAAATTTCCTACATTTAATGCAAATGGAACTGTATTTAATATTATAAAAGTACAAAATCATTATGAAATAAAAGAAAAAATTGATTATGATAATTTTTTTGATCCTAAAATAGGTATAAATTTTTTTGAGAGCAGAAAAAATGAAAGATATTTTTACGGAATTATTAAGATAAGAATTCGCAATGTTAAAGAATTTGCAATTTATGATTTTATAAAAAAAATATTTCAAAATAATGAAACAACTATAGAAAAATATTATTATGAATATGAAATAACAATAAAAACAGAAAATTTACCTACAAAAAATGATATTCAAAAATATTTAGATAATTGTGTTTTGGTCAATACTTATTTAAAATATTTTAGAAATAAAAATATAATTTATAGTTATTGTATTTATTTTTATGGATATTACTTTAATAATTTAATTGATTTTGAAATTTCTCTCAAAGAAAACGACATTAAAGACATGTTGTACCTTAATGACTCAATTACAATAAATGATCTTGTGCTAATAAATACTTCTGCTGAGAAAGAATTGAAAACTCATGCATTTGGACCGACATATAACTATAATTATATATACACTAAGTTAGAAGAAGAATTATCAGAATTAAACTTCAATAAATAA
- a CDS encoding amino acid permease, with translation MDKHFTGKTFTLFTINFIVGLGFITTITSVLQLGYWGYLVIVLSLLTVFGTLLVFSRLSNVYYDHYGGSYAFARNIDDDIVNNTYSMEENSKLPLKIRITKSLKRNFIFFIGWNQFIQGPILSSISPLLISNVIEGILNPNIPNKLLILWTIRIIAVLVFAFLIVISTYGLKLSTKVIYITSIFKWAILAIGIVIIMLKISSSGFDESLIRTKKITAKLIFSSTLLFIFAFAGIEDMAAMTKDVHFKNFRTILVIAICAVFFFYVFVYSIMLGLDETYINKHFYDYYGISLGTFGLILFIVGFISNDIGYKITQTVSTARKLVPISEDNLVHEMFSERNSKNEYKKAIIFVAIFTLISMVALSIIVLLIQNKGEVDYFNAIINMSCIALLIEDIFTFIISFILEKKKKISQIPTWEKVIYILSIFWAFFLLLTFFIPNILGSSLTNAEIFTIVGYFVLILIGLSIRYYSYLHSKFIQQKTKIKD, from the coding sequence ATGGATAAACATTTCACTGGAAAAACATTCACATTATTTACCATTAACTTTATTGTTGGTTTAGGATTCATCACAACAATCACTAGTGTCTTACAATTAGGATATTGAGGATACTTAGTCATTGTTTTATCTTTATTAACAGTTTTTGGTACTTTGTTGGTTTTTTCAAGATTATCAAATGTGTATTATGATCATTATGGTGGTTCATATGCCTTTGCTAGAAACATTGATGATGATATTGTAAATAACACATATTCAATGGAAGAAAATTCTAAATTGCCTCTTAAAATTAGAATTACAAAGAGCTTAAAAAGAAACTTTATTTTCTTTATTGGTTGAAATCAGTTTATTCAAGGACCGATTTTATCTTCAATTTCTCCATTGTTAATTTCCAATGTGATTGAAGGAATTTTAAATCCTAATATACCGAATAAATTATTGATTTTATGAACTATTAGAATTATTGCAGTTTTAGTTTTTGCTTTTTTAATTGTTATATCAACATATGGATTAAAACTAAGCACCAAGGTAATTTATATAACTTCAATTTTTAAATGAGCTATTTTAGCTATTGGTATTGTGATTATAATGCTTAAAATTTCTAGTTCGGGATTTGATGAAAGTTTAATTAGAACTAAAAAAATTACTGCAAAACTAATATTTTCAAGTACACTTTTATTTATATTTGCATTTGCTGGTATTGAGGATATGGCAGCTATGACAAAAGATGTACATTTTAAGAATTTCCGGACAATTCTTGTTATTGCGATTTGCGCCGTATTTTTCTTTTATGTTTTTGTATATTCTATTATGCTTGGCCTAGACGAAACATATATTAATAAACATTTTTATGATTATTATGGTATATCATTGGGTACGTTTGGATTAATTTTATTTATTGTTGGTTTTATTTCTAATGATATCGGTTACAAAATTACCCAAACAGTTTCAACAGCTAGAAAATTAGTCCCAATTTCAGAAGACAATTTAGTTCATGAAATGTTTTCTGAAAGAAATTCTAAAAATGAGTATAAAAAAGCTATTATATTTGTTGCTATTTTTACATTAATTTCAATGGTAGCACTATCTATAATTGTATTATTGATTCAAAATAAAGGTGAAGTTGATTATTTTAATGCTATTATAAATATGAGCTGTATCGCATTATTAATAGAAGATATTTTTACTTTTATTATTTCATTTATTTTAGAAAAAAAGAAGAAGATATCTCAAATACCGACTTGAGAGAAAGTGATATATATTTTAAGCATTTTTTGAGCTTTCTTTTTGTTGTTAACCTTCTTTATACCGAATATTTTAGGTTCAAGTTTAACGAACGCAGAAATTTTTACAATAGTTGGATATTTTGTTCTTATTTTAATTGGATTATCAATTAGATATTATTCATATTTACATTCGAAGTTTATCCAACAAAAAACTAAAATTAAAGATTAA